Proteins encoded together in one Vibrio lentus window:
- the traD gene encoding type IV conjugative transfer system coupling protein TraD, translating to MSTTRGGQITFHNIRMWWQVNVTTIKYLNIIGALLGLLTTYFITSTNTFTGAYYYSLFQLFNKLGFSLERKVVVEWEEQRYSSTLGQQLQNPILAQCYQELLQALFVGLLVYVAASTVLFVMINHWFKRKGQKQSEDNHIRGFQLAEPKAVTAELKKKKKLSPFVLDGHKLFVDGFEVKHLMIDGTTGAGKSVAIRKLLRWIRARGDKAIIYDKGCDFVSKFYEPHKDVILNPFDERCAAWDIWSDAKEAPDFESLAAALIPQHGEGDPFWVDSARTIFAATTYQMMIDDKHECTIENLLHIILTSELSTLGDHLKDTEASSLVSKSIEKTAISIKSVLATYIKSLRYLHGLDEKDAQGHRKRAPFSITDWVQDESQQGFLFLSSNARQHTALRPLISMWLAIASNAILGMEPDDDRRIWVIIDEMPTLHKLPELTHIISEVRKFGGCYLLGLQSYAQLETTYGRNAARVIFDLLNTRFFFRAPSKAMAAISSEDLGEQEIDISRENISYGANALRDGVSLGHQNKTRPVVSPAEIQGLDDLECYLRTPNSMLITKLQLKYDRMSNLQPSFIKRSILGGKAMESIDQALIFHELIALHELDETQRSRLLAIQQSTYENEEEQQQTRARQKQTLAKASKKKNLTTNATQNQQLAEDTQNTLQRETEEASITQIEPGEMYD from the coding sequence ATGTCTACGACTCGTGGTGGTCAAATCACTTTTCACAACATCCGTATGTGGTGGCAAGTGAACGTGACCACAATCAAGTACCTCAATATCATCGGAGCCTTGCTAGGGCTTCTCACCACCTACTTCATCACCTCGACTAACACATTCACGGGTGCCTACTACTACAGTCTATTTCAGCTTTTCAACAAGTTAGGTTTTAGCTTAGAGCGCAAAGTGGTGGTCGAATGGGAAGAGCAACGCTACAGCAGCACCCTTGGCCAACAACTACAAAACCCCATCTTGGCACAGTGCTACCAAGAATTGCTGCAAGCCCTGTTTGTTGGCCTACTGGTCTATGTGGCCGCTTCCACCGTGCTGTTTGTGATGATTAACCACTGGTTTAAGAGAAAAGGGCAGAAGCAGAGCGAAGATAATCACATTCGAGGCTTTCAATTGGCTGAGCCTAAAGCCGTCACCGCAGAGCTAAAAAAGAAGAAAAAACTCTCCCCTTTTGTGCTCGATGGTCACAAGCTTTTTGTTGATGGATTTGAAGTCAAACACCTGATGATTGACGGCACTACGGGGGCAGGTAAGTCCGTTGCGATTCGCAAACTCTTACGTTGGATACGAGCACGCGGAGACAAAGCCATTATTTACGATAAAGGCTGCGATTTTGTCAGTAAGTTCTATGAACCGCACAAAGACGTGATTTTAAATCCCTTCGATGAACGTTGCGCAGCGTGGGATATTTGGAGTGATGCTAAAGAGGCTCCGGACTTCGAATCCCTCGCGGCCGCGCTTATTCCGCAACACGGGGAAGGCGACCCATTTTGGGTAGACTCCGCACGAACCATTTTCGCGGCAACCACCTATCAAATGATGATCGATGACAAACACGAATGTACGATTGAAAATTTGCTGCACATTATCTTAACGTCTGAGCTTTCCACTCTCGGTGACCATTTAAAAGACACCGAAGCCAGCTCACTGGTCTCAAAAAGTATCGAGAAGACGGCTATTTCCATCAAATCAGTCCTAGCGACTTACATTAAGTCCTTACGTTACTTACATGGTTTGGATGAAAAAGACGCCCAAGGCCACCGTAAACGGGCGCCATTTTCGATCACAGATTGGGTACAAGACGAATCACAACAAGGGTTTCTGTTCCTATCCAGTAATGCAAGGCAACACACCGCCCTCAGACCACTGATCTCGATGTGGCTTGCGATTGCCTCCAACGCCATTCTAGGAATGGAGCCCGATGACGACCGCCGAATTTGGGTGATCATCGATGAAATGCCTACGTTACATAAACTGCCTGAACTCACGCACATTATTTCTGAAGTGCGTAAATTTGGGGGGTGTTATTTACTGGGGTTGCAATCTTACGCTCAATTAGAAACCACTTATGGGCGCAACGCGGCCAGAGTCATTTTTGATTTGCTCAACACGCGCTTTTTCTTCCGCGCCCCTTCAAAAGCGATGGCCGCCATTTCCTCGGAGGACCTTGGTGAGCAAGAAATCGATATCTCACGAGAAAATATTTCTTACGGGGCGAACGCACTGCGTGACGGTGTCTCACTCGGCCATCAAAACAAAACGCGCCCTGTGGTATCTCCAGCGGAAATCCAAGGTTTGGATGATTTAGAGTGTTACTTGCGCACACCTAACTCCATGCTCATCACGAAACTGCAACTGAAATACGATCGCATGAGCAATCTCCAACCCTCCTTCATCAAACGCAGCATACTCGGAGGGAAAGCAATGGAGAGTATCGATCAAGCCTTAATTTTCCATGAATTAATTGCTTTGCATGAACTCGATGAAACCCAAAGAAGCCGATTGCTTGCCATTCAGCAAAGTACGTACGAAAACGAAGAAGAGCAGCAGCAAACCAGAGCCCGTCAGAAACAAACCCTTGCCAAAGCCTCGAAAAAGAAAAACCTGACCACCAACGCAACCCAAAACCAACAGCTCGCAGAAGACACACAAAATACACTTCAGCGAGAAACCGAAGAGGCGTCCATAACACAAATAGAACCGGGCGAGATGTACGATTAA
- a CDS encoding LysR family transcriptional regulator, whose product MDRIVSMEVFVSTVGLGSLTAASEALGMSRSMATRHITALEKSLGVCLLYRSTRSLGITNAGRDLLPFCQNILEQNAQLYSLAQEQQSQPKGRISLVTSISFGQGYLAQAIEQFMLKYPDIEVDLTLSNQSLDLIKHGVDMAIELSNELPESLIGKKLADCPSVVCASPQYLAEHGTPLSPEDLRDHNCLIHKRIGHDWLFVPKVASKSAQPVNVTVTSNYSVNDSSILLDATTNGKGLACLPLPLIVNDIQAGTLTVLLKDFEVNPIGIWALYPSRQYQPKLHRLLLDFLQEDLSIKHRAYA is encoded by the coding sequence ATGGATAGAATTGTTTCAATGGAAGTTTTCGTTTCTACTGTCGGTCTAGGAAGCCTGACGGCAGCATCTGAGGCTTTAGGAATGTCACGCTCCATGGCGACTAGGCATATAACCGCGTTGGAAAAGTCTTTAGGTGTATGTTTACTGTATCGCTCAACAAGAAGCTTAGGTATCACTAACGCTGGTCGTGATTTATTGCCTTTCTGCCAAAATATTTTAGAGCAGAATGCCCAACTATATAGCTTAGCCCAAGAGCAGCAATCTCAACCTAAAGGAAGAATTTCACTGGTTACCAGCATTTCGTTTGGTCAGGGTTATCTTGCCCAAGCTATTGAACAATTCATGCTTAAGTACCCTGATATAGAAGTCGATCTCACGCTGTCGAATCAGTCACTGGATTTGATAAAACATGGGGTTGATATGGCTATCGAGTTGAGCAATGAGCTGCCCGAATCTTTAATTGGAAAGAAATTGGCTGATTGTCCATCGGTGGTTTGTGCTTCTCCTCAATATCTAGCAGAACATGGCACTCCTTTATCTCCCGAAGATTTACGCGATCACAATTGCTTGATCCACAAACGAATAGGCCATGATTGGCTGTTTGTTCCTAAGGTCGCTTCCAAATCCGCTCAGCCCGTTAATGTGACGGTCACAAGTAACTACTCGGTAAATGATAGTTCCATACTTCTTGATGCGACGACCAATGGTAAAGGCTTAGCGTGTTTACCGTTGCCCCTAATTGTTAACGACATACAAGCAGGGACTTTGACTGTCTTATTGAAAGACTTTGAAGTCAATCCAATTGGTATATGGGCTCTGTACCCTTCAAGGCAATATCAACCCAAACTGCACCGACTCTTATTGGATTTTTTACAAGAAGATTTATCGATTAAGCATCGAGCATATGCGTAA
- a CDS encoding carboxylesterase/lipase family protein: MMLVACLSAGLIQSNTLFAQAQNPESSTLAIIESGKLMGSNHDGVATFYDVPYAQNPFTADRRFQAPQAYEAWSGILDATKAGQPVPQPSRDKNTTLVGAPGDLTLNIWTPTSAVATNNKASNKKLPVMVWIPGGAFIREDAAELAYDGTSFAQNDVIVVTINYRVGVDGFMHLEGAPDNRGILDQIMALEWVQNNIEDFGGDPSQVTVAGQSAGAESVAILLGTEKAEGLFQKAIMQSPPMAFLTQKEAQQITQSYTKKLNIPATVEGLSTIPFPELVKNVIDMGYTIQDRNKWGMMSWGGTAFLPVVDGDIIVESPMKDLTKASPSIPVIVGSTDQESRLYLVPSDAVNNTTEETKSLLLSDLSLEGRPADVYSTKGNGKSIGDTFADIQSDFTFRMPALHIAQQLTKNDNKVWHYNFSWMSPAFDGHLGAAHFVDVPFVFNTTDNEQTKTFVGSQPPVELINAMHNQWLTFIKTSKADWSPYNLSERPTMQFDVTSEQVNDPDSSVRKLWEDFKF; this comes from the coding sequence ATGATGTTAGTCGCATGCCTCAGTGCAGGTTTAATTCAAAGCAATACACTATTTGCCCAGGCTCAAAATCCTGAAAGCTCAACTTTGGCAATCATTGAGTCTGGTAAACTTATGGGAAGCAACCATGATGGCGTAGCCACATTTTATGACGTCCCATATGCGCAAAACCCTTTTACGGCAGATCGCCGATTTCAAGCTCCGCAAGCATACGAAGCTTGGAGTGGAATATTAGATGCAACAAAAGCAGGTCAACCTGTCCCACAGCCTAGCCGAGATAAAAACACCACCTTGGTGGGGGCTCCCGGTGATCTAACTCTGAACATTTGGACACCTACGAGCGCCGTAGCTACCAACAACAAGGCATCTAATAAAAAACTGCCCGTCATGGTGTGGATCCCTGGCGGCGCATTCATCCGAGAAGATGCGGCAGAGTTAGCCTACGACGGAACAAGCTTTGCTCAGAATGACGTGATTGTTGTAACGATCAATTATCGTGTAGGCGTTGATGGTTTTATGCACCTTGAGGGCGCACCGGATAATCGCGGCATTCTTGATCAGATCATGGCTCTTGAGTGGGTACAAAATAACATCGAAGATTTTGGTGGAGACCCTAGCCAGGTTACTGTTGCAGGTCAATCTGCTGGGGCAGAAAGTGTTGCCATTTTATTGGGTACCGAAAAAGCAGAAGGCCTATTCCAAAAAGCTATTATGCAAAGTCCTCCAATGGCATTTTTAACTCAGAAAGAAGCTCAGCAAATCACACAAAGCTATACCAAAAAACTGAACATTCCAGCCACCGTTGAAGGCTTATCGACCATTCCATTTCCTGAATTAGTTAAGAACGTTATTGATATGGGTTATACCATACAAGATCGCAACAAATGGGGAATGATGTCATGGGGAGGCACCGCATTTTTGCCCGTTGTTGATGGCGATATCATTGTCGAGTCTCCAATGAAAGATCTTACCAAAGCATCACCTTCCATTCCGGTCATCGTTGGTAGCACCGATCAAGAGTCACGACTGTACCTTGTACCAAGTGATGCCGTAAACAATACGACCGAAGAAACGAAGTCGCTACTATTGTCTGACTTGTCACTGGAAGGCCGCCCTGCTGATGTGTATTCAACAAAAGGCAATGGCAAGTCTATTGGAGACACGTTTGCCGACATCCAATCTGATTTTACGTTTAGAATGCCAGCACTTCACATTGCTCAACAGTTAACTAAAAACGACAACAAAGTTTGGCATTATAACTTTTCTTGGATGTCACCTGCGTTTGATGGTCACTTAGGAGCCGCGCACTTTGTTGACGTACCGTTTGTGTTTAATACCACTGACAACGAACAAACAAAAACATTTGTCGGCTCACAGCCTCCAGTTGAACTTATTAATGCCATGCACAACCAATGGCTAACATTCATCAAGACAAGTAAAGCTGATTGGTCTCCTTACAATTTATCGGAACGACCAACAATGCAATTTGATGTTACATCGGAACAGGTCAATGACCCTGATAGCTCAGTTCGAAAATTGTGGGAAGATTTTAAATTCTAA
- a CDS encoding IS4 family transposase has protein sequence MRDIQILQQTIQNQCPSIHKKRVSSLILATKSVLDGSDLTLTKLGRKLETNTTVKHAIKRVDRLLGNRQLHREKDLIYKWHAYLITGANPCPVILVDWSDVREQLRYMTLRASVALDGRAVTIFEQVFEYGQYNSPKSHQTFLDKLQSILPNKISPIIVSDAGFRNTWFRQVQEKGWFWLGRVRGEVSIKQPQKPWVSNKTFYPNAVHKPKYLGNCLLAKRSPISCEAYVYKGLEKGRKAQRHSRTSQKHSATHLYQRSAKEPWLLATNVPRHILNEVQITNLYAKRMQIEEAFRDLKSTAYGIALRHNRTRCTKRLDILLLIALLAEILMWWNGLIAVQAKWHFDFQANSIKHRRVLSIPRLGREVRNHRRYQINESQYQWGMFEYQRLTHNAGLGKL, from the coding sequence ATGCGCGACATTCAGATTCTACAACAAACCATACAAAACCAATGCCCCTCCATTCACAAAAAACGCGTTAGTTCTCTGATACTTGCTACAAAAAGTGTACTTGACGGCTCAGACTTAACGCTGACTAAACTAGGTCGCAAACTAGAAACTAATACCACGGTAAAACATGCGATCAAACGCGTTGATAGACTGCTTGGAAATCGCCAACTACATCGTGAAAAAGACCTTATTTATAAATGGCATGCCTACTTAATAACGGGCGCTAACCCATGCCCTGTGATCCTTGTGGATTGGTCTGATGTTCGTGAACAACTTCGTTATATGACGTTAAGAGCATCCGTTGCACTTGATGGTCGAGCCGTCACAATCTTTGAACAAGTTTTTGAGTATGGCCAATACAATTCACCGAAAAGTCACCAAACATTCCTCGATAAATTGCAGAGTATTTTGCCGAATAAAATCAGTCCGATCATCGTTTCTGATGCGGGTTTTAGAAATACTTGGTTCCGCCAAGTTCAGGAGAAAGGTTGGTTTTGGTTAGGTCGTGTCCGAGGTGAAGTATCAATCAAACAACCTCAAAAACCTTGGGTCTCAAATAAAACCTTTTATCCAAACGCTGTCCATAAACCCAAATATCTTGGCAACTGCTTATTAGCAAAGAGATCACCGATATCTTGTGAAGCCTATGTTTATAAGGGATTAGAAAAAGGCCGAAAAGCCCAGCGCCATAGTAGAACCAGCCAAAAACACTCCGCTACACATCTCTATCAACGCAGTGCAAAGGAGCCGTGGCTACTCGCGACTAATGTCCCTCGACATATCTTAAATGAAGTACAAATTACCAATCTGTACGCCAAGCGTATGCAGATAGAAGAAGCCTTCCGCGATCTAAAGAGTACCGCCTATGGGATCGCACTTCGTCACAACAGAACTCGCTGTACTAAGCGATTAGATATCCTGCTTCTTATTGCGTTGCTCGCTGAAATCTTGATGTGGTGGAATGGCCTAATTGCAGTACAAGCCAAATGGCATTTTGACTTCCAAGCCAACAGCATTAAACACCGCCGAGTTCTATCCATACCTCGTCTAGGGAGAGAGGTACGAAATCATCGGCGATATCAAATTAATGAATCCCAATATCAATGGGGAATGTTCGAATATCAAAGGCTCACACACAACGCAGGACTAGGGAAATTATGA
- the ltrA gene encoding group II intron reverse transcriptase/maturase yields the protein MVASKEVSASPNGTRWQSINWKAVEQNVLKLQIRIAKATREGKRSKAKALQWILTHSKAAKLLAVKRVSQNKGSKTPGIDGIIWNTDARRVAAVNQLSRKGYKAKPLRRIYIPKKNGKLRPLGIPCMIDRAQQALYLLALEPISETIADLNSYGFRPNRSTADAIEQCFKCLGLKRSAQWVLEGDIKACFDKIGHQWLIDNIQTDKRMLKQWLECGFIDKGLFYKTAEGTPQGGIISPTLMLLTLAGLENLVKSVARKTGDRVNFIGYADDFVITGTSKEVLVNNIKPQLISFLEERGLTLSEEKTHVTHINDGFDFLGFNLRKYKGKLLIKPSKSNVLSFLGNLRELIKKHATIPVNDLIKILNPKLRGWANYYRHCVAKRTFDYVSHQLFWLLWRWAVRPHPTKNKDWVRRKYYLNRRGEWQFHGWQKIANMDCHFNLVQIAKTPIKRHVKIMSKATPYDPFYEPFLKERKAKKLGRNSWFEPALAAL from the coding sequence ATGGTAGCTTCAAAAGAAGTTAGTGCCTCTCCTAACGGCACTCGATGGCAATCCATTAACTGGAAAGCCGTCGAACAAAACGTATTAAAGCTTCAAATACGCATTGCAAAAGCAACTCGAGAAGGTAAACGCAGTAAGGCGAAAGCATTGCAGTGGATACTAACTCACTCGAAAGCGGCAAAACTTCTTGCGGTTAAACGAGTGTCACAAAATAAAGGCAGCAAAACGCCAGGAATCGACGGCATCATCTGGAATACGGATGCTCGTCGTGTGGCAGCGGTTAATCAATTGAGTCGGAAAGGCTACAAAGCTAAACCACTCAGACGTATCTATATCCCCAAGAAAAACGGCAAACTCAGACCTTTAGGTATTCCGTGCATGATAGATCGAGCGCAACAAGCGCTTTATCTACTTGCCTTGGAGCCTATCTCTGAGACCATTGCTGACCTAAATAGCTATGGTTTTCGACCTAATAGAAGCACAGCCGATGCAATCGAACAATGCTTCAAATGCTTGGGTCTTAAACGTTCAGCACAATGGGTTCTTGAGGGGGACATTAAGGCTTGTTTCGATAAAATTGGTCATCAGTGGCTAATCGATAACATTCAAACGGATAAACGAATGTTGAAGCAATGGCTTGAGTGCGGTTTTATCGATAAAGGACTGTTTTACAAGACAGCAGAGGGGACGCCTCAAGGCGGTATAATTTCCCCAACGCTTATGCTGTTGACGTTAGCAGGTTTAGAAAATCTGGTTAAGTCGGTAGCACGTAAAACTGGCGATAGAGTCAACTTCATTGGATACGCTGATGATTTTGTAATAACTGGGACTTCAAAGGAAGTTTTGGTGAACAACATCAAACCGCAGCTAATTAGCTTTCTAGAAGAAAGAGGTTTAACACTTTCTGAAGAGAAAACACACGTAACTCATATAAATGATGGTTTTGATTTTTTGGGATTTAATCTCAGAAAGTACAAAGGCAAACTGCTTATTAAACCAAGTAAGAGCAACGTACTGTCATTTTTGGGTAACTTACGTGAACTCATCAAAAAGCACGCAACAATTCCAGTGAACGATCTGATTAAAATACTGAATCCAAAACTGAGAGGTTGGGCGAATTATTATCGTCATTGCGTGGCAAAGCGAACTTTCGACTATGTAAGTCATCAACTTTTCTGGTTGTTATGGCGTTGGGCGGTAAGGCCTCATCCAACGAAAAACAAAGATTGGGTGCGTAGAAAATATTACTTGAACCGACGAGGTGAATGGCAATTCCATGGTTGGCAAAAGATCGCGAATATGGATTGTCATTTTAATCTAGTTCAGATAGCCAAAACGCCAATTAAAAGGCATGTAAAAATTATGAGCAAGGCAACGCCTTATGATCCTTTTTACGAACCTTTCCTTAAAGAACGAAAGGCAAAGAAATTGGGACGAAACTCATGGTTCGAACCTGCTTTAGCTGCATTGTGA
- a CDS encoding IS110 family transposase — translation MLTKNVIAIDLAKNVLQACHINVHGELLSNKPLSRQKMKEFLVKAKPSIVAMEGCCGSHYWGRLAESFGHEVRIINPKKVKGYLEGHKTDHNDALAIANAALQIGIKYSQPKSLEQQSMQSLESSRRFLSRSVVSLGQHIRGTILSYGIANPKGEKGLKASVQTVLDGDTSIPENVVSVLSILWEQYKELKAKVIAFEKEKNALTRQIEPCQRLMDIEGVGETTAAMLYTTLGDGKQFKNGRQASAFVGLTPKQHSSGGKVFMIGIDKCGGVKELRSLLYLGAMSYVGRLPEKPKTQKDAWLKSIIERIGFKKACIALANKVVRTAWAMLRYETEYKPVLLND, via the coding sequence ATGTTGACTAAAAATGTTATCGCTATCGACTTAGCAAAAAATGTTCTGCAAGCGTGCCATATCAATGTTCACGGTGAGCTGCTATCGAACAAGCCTTTGAGCCGTCAAAAAATGAAAGAGTTTCTGGTAAAGGCTAAACCTTCTATCGTTGCAATGGAAGGTTGTTGCGGTAGCCACTATTGGGGACGATTAGCCGAAAGTTTTGGCCACGAAGTTAGGATAATCAACCCTAAGAAAGTGAAAGGGTATTTGGAAGGTCATAAAACAGATCATAATGATGCTCTCGCCATCGCTAATGCTGCTCTTCAAATCGGTATCAAATACAGTCAACCCAAATCTCTCGAACAGCAATCTATGCAATCTTTAGAAAGCAGTCGCCGTTTCTTATCACGCAGTGTTGTTTCATTGGGGCAGCATATTCGAGGCACCATTTTAAGCTATGGGATAGCAAACCCTAAGGGTGAAAAAGGTTTAAAGGCGTCGGTTCAAACTGTGCTTGATGGGGACACATCAATACCAGAAAATGTCGTATCTGTCCTGTCTATATTGTGGGAGCAATATAAAGAACTGAAGGCAAAAGTCATCGCGTTCGAAAAAGAGAAAAATGCTTTAACCCGCCAGATAGAGCCGTGCCAACGATTAATGGACATTGAAGGTGTTGGTGAAACAACTGCTGCGATGCTCTATACAACTCTTGGTGATGGAAAGCAGTTCAAGAATGGAAGACAAGCTTCAGCATTTGTTGGTCTAACACCAAAGCAACACAGTTCGGGCGGTAAGGTCTTTATGATTGGGATCGATAAATGCGGCGGTGTGAAGGAACTACGCTCTCTTCTTTATCTTGGTGCCATGTCTTATGTTGGACGGCTACCCGAAAAGCCAAAAACTCAGAAAGACGCTTGGTTGAAGAGTATCATTGAGCGTATTGGCTTCAAGAAAGCTTGCATTGCACTGGCTAACAAGGTGGTACGTACTGCGTGGGCAATGCTTCGGTATGAAACCGAATATAAACCAGTATTACTCAACGATTAA
- the tnpA gene encoding IS200/IS605 family transposase, whose protein sequence is MGDYRSSSHVYWRCKYHIVWTPKYRYKILKDKVGKELYRSIYILCNMKDCEVLELNVQPDHVHLVVIIPPKLSVSSLLGVLKGRTAIRLFNRFPHIRKKLWGNHFWARGYFVDTVGVNEEVIRRYVRHQDKQDIEYEQQLQLLKN, encoded by the coding sequence ATGGGCGATTACAGAAGTTCATCACATGTCTATTGGCGTTGCAAATACCATATAGTTTGGACTCCAAAGTACAGATATAAGATTTTGAAAGATAAGGTAGGAAAGGAGCTTTATCGTTCAATCTATATTTTGTGCAATATGAAAGACTGCGAAGTTTTAGAATTAAATGTTCAACCAGATCATGTTCATCTTGTTGTCATTATTCCTCCCAAGTTATCAGTATCGAGTTTGTTAGGAGTTTTAAAAGGCCGAACAGCAATTCGACTTTTCAATAGATTCCCACATATACGTAAGAAATTATGGGGAAATCACTTTTGGGCTAGAGGGTATTTTGTAGATACGGTCGGTGTGAATGAAGAAGTCATTCGGCGATATGTACGACACCAAGATAAGCAGGACATAGAGTATGAACAACAATTACAGTTATTGAAGAACTGA
- a CDS encoding Fic/DOC family protein: protein MRDKYGADQDKYCYSNSDVLINRLNILDSDELEKAEVEFTSYRYLSYKSNVSEIKHLDFNHLKCLHHHLFQDIFEWAGQVREVDISKGYTRFCTVSRIEAEASKLFDIIPSLDNLALPDLIEELASLFCELNLLHPFREGNGRTLRFFFEELVFILGYTIEWPKITQQEWIDANIAGVSLDLEPLITIFRLALSNEKQD from the coding sequence ATGCGAGATAAATATGGTGCTGATCAGGACAAATACTGTTACTCAAATTCTGATGTTTTAATTAACAGATTGAATATACTTGACTCGGATGAACTTGAAAAAGCCGAAGTTGAGTTTACGAGTTATAGGTACCTTTCATACAAAAGTAATGTTTCTGAAATCAAGCATTTAGACTTTAATCACCTCAAATGTCTACATCACCATCTATTCCAAGATATTTTTGAATGGGCAGGTCAAGTTCGAGAAGTGGATATATCTAAAGGCTACACTCGATTCTGTACCGTTTCTAGGATTGAAGCTGAAGCTTCAAAATTATTTGATATTATCCCTTCGTTAGACAATTTGGCTTTGCCTGATCTTATCGAAGAATTAGCCAGTCTATTTTGCGAATTAAATTTGTTACATCCTTTTAGGGAAGGTAATGGCCGAACTTTACGTTTTTTCTTTGAAGAACTCGTATTTATCCTTGGCTACACCATCGAGTGGCCTAAAATTACTCAACAAGAATGGATTGATGCAAATATTGCAGGGGTATCACTCGATTTAGAACCGTTAATTACAATATTTCGTTTAGCTCTATCTAATGAAAAACAAGACTGA
- a CDS encoding restriction endonuclease, whose amino-acid sequence MARKNDGIIWHLMDAPWWLSVVLSACIYFGLSYLLPSLAVDSNNFIFEAIAPNLPLMTPYFTFLFLIPAPIAFFKQYQRKRSYLKTNTQIKIQRNTSPLNHLTWIEFESYIGEYFKSQGYAVKQSFAQKSDGGVDIWLTKDSELSLVQCKHWKTRKVGVQILREMYGVMIANNASKMIIVTSGDFTSEAVAFSLDKRLWLVNGSELVHMIEDGRSFQNKPSISPQTHRAGVESMICPSCQSKLVMRVAKRGAKSGMSFYGCSTYPKCRYTCDC is encoded by the coding sequence ATGGCACGAAAAAACGATGGAATCATATGGCACTTAATGGACGCTCCATGGTGGTTAAGCGTAGTGCTCTCTGCTTGTATTTATTTTGGGCTTTCATATCTATTGCCTAGCTTGGCCGTGGATAGCAATAATTTCATCTTTGAAGCTATTGCTCCAAACTTGCCCTTGATGACTCCATATTTTACGTTCTTATTTCTTATCCCCGCACCGATAGCGTTTTTCAAGCAATATCAGAGGAAAAGAAGCTATCTCAAGACGAACACTCAGATTAAAATTCAGAGGAATACTTCCCCACTAAATCACCTGACTTGGATCGAATTTGAAAGTTACATAGGAGAATACTTTAAGTCTCAAGGGTATGCGGTCAAACAGTCTTTCGCTCAAAAATCTGATGGCGGTGTTGATATTTGGCTTACAAAAGATAGTGAGTTAAGCCTTGTACAATGTAAGCATTGGAAAACTCGCAAAGTGGGTGTGCAAATTCTAAGGGAAATGTACGGTGTCATGATCGCGAACAATGCCAGTAAGATGATTATCGTAACTTCAGGAGACTTTACTTCTGAGGCTGTCGCTTTTTCCCTAGATAAGCGCTTGTGGCTAGTCAACGGCAGCGAACTAGTACATATGATTGAAGATGGGCGCAGCTTTCAAAATAAACCATCAATATCGCCCCAAACACACAGGGCAGGCGTCGAATCTATGATTTGCCCTAGTTGCCAATCTAAGCTTGTAATGCGTGTTGCTAAGCGAGGAGCTAAATCTGGTATGTCTTTTTATGGTTGCTCTACGTATCCAAAGTGTCGTTATACTTGCGACTGCTGA
- a CDS encoding helix-turn-helix domain-containing protein has product MNDQLTPINKDHLKKLIRAELELTWFDNKSASPDMSWVIPTVLETLFTELITHTRGNQAKAARMLGINRGSFSKKLNQITSNKLGLVESL; this is encoded by the coding sequence ATGAATGACCAACTAACCCCTATCAACAAAGACCATTTGAAAAAACTTATCCGAGCAGAACTGGAGCTAACATGGTTTGATAATAAATCAGCTAGCCCTGATATGTCTTGGGTTATTCCTACGGTGCTGGAAACATTGTTTACTGAGTTGATAACTCATACGCGTGGTAATCAAGCAAAGGCTGCTAGGATGTTGGGGATCAACAGGGGGAGTTTCAGCAAAAAATTAAACCAGATCACAAGTAATAAACTTGGATTGGTTGAAAGCCTATAG